The Suncus etruscus isolate mSunEtr1 chromosome 15, mSunEtr1.pri.cur, whole genome shotgun sequence genome contains the following window.
GTTTATCAAaaccaaattaagaaaaattacagTATTATCCCCCAAAATAGCATCAATCTATTTTTGTAAACCTCTTCATACTATTAAATTTTGCCCTAAAGGACATCTTATATTTGTTGCCAGTGACTGatgattaattttctttgtacTTAAAATAAGCAAAGGCGCACTTTAATTACCAactgaaaaaaatcagatttttcaTAGACCTGTCTTACACTAATTTGAACTCTCAAGGATTGCTGCTGTtggttgttctgttttattttatttttttatgttgttaATGAAACATAACAGTAAACCCACCATTTACTACCAGTAACTTTTAggtaattttataagaaaaattagataGTAAGGTTTatcttttaagttatttaaaaacatttaaagtgACTGGCATTAATGAACTTGAGAGTATCTTTAGCATCAAGTTCCCAAGATAAGGGCTTTCTAATACATTTCAGGTGTATTCTATAGATGTAGTAAATAACTTCCTATTTCTAAGACTTTTCCTTTGAGTTGATTGTACTTACagttttgctattgttttgtttctatacCTGTGATTCAGATGATCTGCAGACCAGAAAGAACCTTGTTACAGTTGGATGGCATCTAGGGAGGAATAAACTGGGTCATTTACATACTGTAGGACTAACTCCTCAGACATTGCTGAGGCATTCCTCAAATGTGATGCTGCCCTCTTTATAAtcctgaaaaatgaaaaagaaaaggaaacatttttatgtttcttgggTTTCCTTTATTACTTTTCAGAAAAAGAGAAGTATTTCAAAAGGAGTGAAATGTTACCAAGACCTCCCAGACTCCTATTATTTAAGAAATGAGTCAGGATGGATGTTTCCTAGGCTCTTTGCAGGATTAAATGATGGTATCATACTTGGCATAAAAATATGGGTGTAAGATCTTTCACAACTTCAGTTTTCTATCTTGTTTCTTGATCTTCTCTGCCAAAATAATGTGAGTGTACAGAAAGAATTCTGTATATTTCAACTTATGACTGTTTTAGCATCTGTATAGTTTATACTCAATTAGAGACCTTTTCTATGGAAAGCtcagtaatttttattaaaagattgCTATTGTTCatgtaaaacatgaaaaaattgttTAGTGAAACTGACAGTGTAGACTTAGGGTGGGATTAAATATTCAGTATTATGATCTCACTTAGAATTTACAGGAGAAAATTATAGTTTGTTTTTTCCTTgcctacattttgttttgttccacTTGCTCTCCTTGTTCTAGATACTATAACATAACATCTCTACAATAAGTGCCTCTGCCGGTCCTCAGCGAATTCCTCAGGAATTCCTCATGGAATGCAAGTTGTCTTTGCCATCTGGCCCACAGCACCTTGTATTATATATCAGCCACAACTCAAAAGTGCTATCATTTTTAAGTCTCATAGGAATTGTTATGCTGATGGGAGGCTTGTTTGACTGTCAAGGTCTACACAGCAGTGGCCTTTAATCTGAGAAGGAGcccctctgtgtgtgtctgtgctgcTGTGCAAAGTTTCAGATTTTATCTGTGGGTTGTGCCTGCCAGACGGGTCTTAAATGTTgtggtttggggtggggggtggctaGGGGGAATAACATAACTTCTTAgagaactatataaaaataatcaagaaatttGAGTAGTTATTACTTCAATATTAATTTACAATTCGTTCATTTCATGTGTGATCTTGTCAAAGTAGGATTTTATTTAGAACAAAATTTGAAATTACTTGTGGGCTATGAAATTTAAAATACGGTTTAAAGATTTACCATTTCTCTTCCATACATTAATCAGCTGTAAAATACAGACCTTTACCAAGAGCAGGAAAAGAATTCCAGGATTCTTATACAGATACTGACTATAAAGTCATGTAATTTGAAAAGCAGTGTTTTCATTATGAAAGAGCTCTCAAGATGCTTGTAAAGCTAATctaattaaaaagatatataaatgttCTTGAAAAAGTATGGTTATTATTTCCAgctgtctttttggtttttaatcatttataattCACTGTTTCAGTGAACTCTTTTATCAGATAGAATATCTTTTATCAGATagtatttttctatggctttttcATTCATGCTTAGTCCAGAATAAGTCTTATACTTTTGGCATGCTTGCAGTGATAGATACTTATACCAGGTGGCCATATACTTAATATCATTTTATTCTAGATGTTTTCAGTTTACAAACATTCAGAAGTGAATTCCAAGCTTTCATTTTTAGAAGGATAATGTTATTTGTTAGCACCTATGATCAGGAATACATCACATTGATTTTGCTTTTGCTTGTAGTCCAGATTTTTGTTCATGTTCACCAGTAAGTAAATTTCACCTGAAAATTGGAGATGCTCAAGGATCTGTACTGTTGGAGTAATGATATGTTTCATGACCTTTACATCTCAAGTGATGTAAAGAATTTCCAagcaggggttggagtgatagtttaataggtagggcatttgccttgcatgcactgaccagggttcaaatccccagcatcccatattgtctgaATAGGAGTGAATACTGAGCTCTGAGCATGGCCAGCTGTTGCCACAACACAAATCAGTCAATCCCCAGAAAACAAGAGTTTCCAAGTAGAGAACACTTAAGTATAGACCACTTACAGAATGAAGAAGACTAAacagctatctatctatctatctatctatctatctatctatctatctatctatctatctatctatctatagatagatagatagatagatagatagctgttgatatatatatcaaattatgCATTTCATAAATGGATAATTGTTGAACATATAAAGATTACTAGACATAGGAGTTATTTTGtaagtttttaagattttttattttattctgtcagTAATATATTTCTATGGTGTTCTACAACATACctcaatgttttgtttttccttcagaTATAGTAAGCTGTATTTCCATTTCTATAGCactggatgattttttttttcttttctctgcagtcattgttagaaaaggaaaaagccaGGACCTTAATAGTGgctttatttttcattgaatgctttttgtaaatcaaagttttatatatatatgattaaatCAACTTGTTCTCTAAGAATTGTAAGGAAAATTATATCCCCTTGTGTTCTTCCTCCAGCAACAAATTTCAGCTCTCTTAAGTGATTCTTGGGATGTTTTCTAGTTTTGAATAACATAATTATACCTCTACATCTTGACTTCTTAGCATTGGACATTATCTCTAACTTCTCCACCAACATCTGTACCACACAGTTACAAGTATACTTCTGTgtcaacataacatataattaaattgTAACTTAGTTTAAGTGTTTCTATTAGGACTACTTCATACTATGCAAAGCTTAACAATATGACATCATGATTTTTCTTCTACAGTTTGTTTTTTCCCTTAAGTCGTAATTTTCATTTTACCTCATGGCTTCAAACCTGCAATTACTTGGAATGCTCTTCTGCTGGGTTGGTACACAGCTGTCTTCCTAGGCTCTCTTAACCAGTGTCTGGGCATCCCCTTAGTCACTCTGTCTATAGGAACTcatatcttctttctttgtttaccTCCTCATTCTAatgcagaggtctcaaactcgaggcccgcgggcagttttcggccctccgtacaacatttgtggccagcggccggccttcaaatatcgcagtatttgcaattattcgcttaccgaataatcgcaataaaaatcgcattagtaagaaaaaaatcgcattaaacattcgcatactccagcagttccgttcggggaatgcaaatgtttaatgcaattttttttcttactaatgtgattttttattgcgaatattcggtaagcaaaatcccttatgcggccttgCCTCAcgctgactttgcctcctgcggccccaggtaaattgagtttgagacccctgttctaatgGAACAGGTCCTCCAACACTTCCTATGAATGTGGATCAGGGatagagcaatatcacagtagtAGGTCACATGGCTTTGCCATGCAAGTGACCTGAATGCAACCGCCAGCACCTCATatcatccctcaagcctgccaggtgtagcccccttaaaaaataaaataaaaaaactaataaagagTGTTTTTGATAGTAATTTTCTGAGACCAGTACTTTGGTTTTACCCTAAGACAGTTATAAATTTGCTTCACTTTACTGTTTCAATTTAGAAATCACTTCCTTACAAAGTTTTTAAGATACCGCTTCATTGACTCGAGATAACAAAACCATTGATTTTCTTCTCACTTATATGGTGCCTGTTTTTTCTCTGTAACAACTGTTACAATTATTCTTTGTCCTCAGGACGTCCTCTGGTTTtactgtgggtttttcttttctctttttctgtttgtgaCCACACCCCTGTGGTATTCAGGTCTTCTCAGGGCTCTACTCAGGGTACCTGGAATCAATGGGTCAGGTTGCACTCAAAGAAATACCTAAACTTTGTACTATCTTCAGGCATGGCTTTTCATTAGACTCTTCCTGTTCTTGACCAGTATACtagaatataaactataaattctTGTTCTacatttggaaatattttcttgaattacTACATTATTATCTTCCTCCCTTCTGTTTTTCTGACTTTTATTtactagttgtttttgttttggggccacatccagcactcagaaatcattccttgaagGCTTTAGGGAACACATAGTTGacctcagggatcaaactctggctgGCCTCCTGCATAATCACCCTGCATATTGTGCTGCTGATCTCTTTGgcccttatttattcatttttttcctgtcaCTTAATAGTTACTATTTGTCTTCACTTTGGAGGCATGCACTTTCTAGGTTTCTAGGAATTCATGTTTGCAATCGAGAACTCTATTCTCCCGATTAAAAATCTATGTAGGAGCTTATTTAATGGATATAATTCTTAACCcttatttaattttcatctttCATATTTGAAGTTTTTTTGATAACTGAAAATTTGGGGtgtttgggcttttgtttttaaggcTGTCTTGGCAACTGCCAAAATAACGAACTTCTTTCATATTCTTTCCAACATTAGAATGACAGGAAGAACAAAGTTACCTAACACTCATACCTGCAGCATAACTGTGATGGGAGAGGGCAAAAAGGAGTCAATTTATTTGAATACAGAAAATAAAGCTTTGTAACTAGAGCCAGTATCATGTCAAAGAATGATTCAGGTAGAAACTATATGGTAAAGGGATGTTCATGCTATGTGACATCAATATATAAGGAAAAACAACATTGACCCAATAGCAGTGATGGAAATTATCTGACAGTTGCAATGGTCCGGGCATCAAGAGGTttgcttggggtcacaccctactGTCTTCAGTGGACCTACATGGTttaggagattgaacctgggtctgccaaaTGCAAGACCAAGAAGATTACGTTGAAAATGACTCAAGAAGGAAGgcaacagttcttttttttttttttaatattttttaaacttgattgattgattgattggcttctggcccatatccagcagcactcgggtcacttctggttctgcactcagaaatcgcccctggcaggttgggggaccttatgggatgccggggatcaaaccaggtccctcctgggttggccacattcaaggcaaaggccctatcactgtactatctctccggccccaacatttctgAATCATCTGTCCCCTCGAGATGTGATGATAAAATGAACTAAGGAAGTAAGAGGTACAGAATCAGAAgagatttctatttcttttcacttGACAATAGGTTTTTTATTGCTTGGTTTTTGAGAAATTCTACTTTTTACTATTCTATACTGGAATACTCTTGAATCAGAAACTGAAACTACACAAACCTTTCTCCATCAATACATGAATTAAATATTCCTAAATAGAATTTTGTAGAGCACCTGAAATTGGACTTTGAAAAtctgtgaacaaaaataaaaagtaaagctaAAGAGGTGGAAGAGTTGATGGAAGcaaataaatattatctaaaattaaTAAAGTACTCAAGATTAGAAAAGTATGTCTCAATGACCCTGACAATTTGGGGTATTTGGGCTTTGTGTTTTCAGACTGTATTGggtgagcacaactgggtatggccaatCCTCCCGCCAGcacatgtatttattatatacatttatagtaAACTACTGAATTATATGTAGTTAAACCTGTGAGGAATCTTAACAGaaatacagaaatgaaaaaagCCTCCCAAACTCAGATAGCTGTGGCTCTAGATATATATTGAGGTTTTAAAGAATGCTTTTAACTTGGAATgacttttggtttttttctttagttttgatttttggagccacatccggcattgcacaggggttactcctgcgctCAGAAGAGACGAtacgggatgccgaggatcaaaccagggtctgtcccagatctgccatgtgcaaggcaaatgccttactgtgctatcactctggctttttGAGATGTATTCTAgcttgaaaatagaaattttgatttCAAGGGTGGGGAGAGTATGTAGAAAAGCATTTTTGAAAAAGCCAggaaaaaagaatttgagaaatGCCTGCTCATTACACTCACCACTAAAAAATCAAAGGGTTCTTTTTGTCCTCATTTCTCTAATGAGAAAAGGCATTATATGCTAAGAAAGCTTGCAAAGTAATCTAGACTGAATAGAACAGTGATATGTTAGGCATATTCAAGggtatatttcaaagaaatagctAAGTAGGTTAAAAAAATAGCTATATTTTGGTAGATTTTCCCATCAATACTGAATAaagaaaaagctttttttttttcctgtgatacAGTATTCATTGTAAACTATGACTCTAGTCACAAGAAATccaagtcttggggccggagagatagcacagtggtagggcatttgccttgcatgtggctgacacatgttcaattcccgacatcccataagttcccccgagcatgccaggagtgatttctgagtgcatagccaggagtaatccctgagcactgctaggtgtgacccaaaaacaaaattaaagattaaaaaaaattcaaatcacaGTTCTATGAGAGCACTAGAGTGATATCACTTAAGTGATAGAATTTACGTCTAGCATGTGCAAGGAACTGGACCATACTTATGGCCTCCACTCAATACTGCTGGACACTAATGGATCAGTACCACAGACCCCCATCCAAGTGGTAGGAATGCTATTGAGATTACAGCCACTGCTGCAGATATGCCATGGTGAAGCATTTGAtcaaagaacttttttttctgacttagagaatggaagagagggaaggaaaaaaaggagggaaggaaggtggaaggaaaagaagaggaagtcaaaagagaagaaatgtggacgtgagggaaggaggaagggagggaagaaggaataaggagggagggagggaagaaggaaaggaagggatcATAGAATTTCTCTAGTGGGAAAAAGTAAAAACTAATCTCAACATTGCCAAAGAATCTGAAATTAACAGAGAATACAATGTTGAGATTAGTTTTTACTGCAATATGCAGTAAAAAAtttaagctttgagcaccactggatgtgaccccaaaacattaATTAGGATTGgatatcctatatatatatatatatttgagtctgagtttaagaaatttatattttcagaagcaaaataaaattttaaaattcactttgGCAATATATAACCATGAATATAAAAcatgttttcaaagaaataaaaaagattctggCCGAAGAGTTACTACAGGGGTAAAGCACCTGCCTTTGCAAGTGACAGATCCAGATTGGATTCCTGGATCCAGCATCACCAAGTCCCTAGCACTGGAGCAAGCCCCTACACCACTCAGTGTGGTCCCAATTCCCACTCCCCACAAAAGCCTACTCCTTCCTGAACTCATCTGCCAGTTGAAGGACAGTAACATTAAAAAGTTGTCCTGGACTAGCCATTATTAaggtagaaaaatttaaaagggaaataaatgccttgcttgcctttttttctttctctagtgTGTATCCCTCTTTCctctaaaactctaaatttctttttttttttttttttttttggttttttgggccacacccatttgaagcttaggggttactcctggctatgcgctcagaaatcacccctggcttggggggaccatatgggacacggggggtggggggatcgaactgcggtccatccgcttgcaaggcagacacctaacctgtagtgccaccttcccggccccctaaatttctttcaataaagccAAAGTAGTAACAAATATGACACAGGTTTGGGAGTAAAAGGAATTTCTCAGGATTTATGTTAATTCCAAATTTTAAATTGACTTGTTTTCCATCTTCTCAAGCATGATCTGTTTTGCCATCTAAGTATTCCTCAAACCCATTATCTTGCCTCCATGCCTGCCATTATCCTTCTGTGTACTGCCTCCAGAAAAATCCATCAAAACAATTGTGATGTATACAAACTTTTCTGATATTACACATGCCACCTGAATCAACAGATGTATAATAGAAACTACACACTGCACACTTATTTGTCCTAATTTTTCTACAAATTTTCCCTATTTTGTATTCTATATCTTTGCATCAACTTAAGTTTCCCAGTAGAATTTGATAGTTTCCAAACTAATTTTCATGATCCACTTTTCGCAAAGCCCTTTTATATTGACTTGATTCACACTAGATTCAACTCTGGCCTGTACAGAAACATTCCCTGAAGCCCTGGGTTGTGCTGGTAATTTCCACACATTCCAGAAACAAATCACTGAACTTGAAGTGAACTTAACCTGTTTtgactttttcaaatttttttttgattttttgtttttaggtcacacccggcagtgctcaggggttactcctggctcaatgctcagaaatcactcctggcaggcacgggggacatatgggatgccaggatttgaaccactgtccttctgcatgaaaggcaaatgccttacctccatgttatctctccggcctgttttgactattttggggggggggggcccacacccgtttgatgctcaggggttacgcctggctaagtgctcagaaattgcccctggcttggggggaccatatgggacaccgggggatcgaaccacagtccttccttggctagtgcttgcaaggcagacaccatacctctaagCGCGAggtctctggccccatgttttgactttttttaactAGACTGAAAAGCTCCTTAAAAACATGAAAATGCCTGTTCACAACACTAATTTTGGTTCAAAAAATGacacatttttaataatgtatttgtgAGAATCCTCTGAAATTATAACTACATAATTAACAATGCGCATTTTATAATAAGTACTTGAGGTGTGGGGGACACCTCAGCAATGctgaggttaatcctggctctacactcaagaattacttctggttgtactcggaccatatggaatgctggggaccaaacctaggtcagtcacatgcaagggaagcatccTCGCTGAATACTTTCCAGTGTCAAATAATTAACTATCAAAACTTGAGACCAGGgaccgacgaggtggcgctagaggtaaggtgtctgcctagcaagcgctaGTCAACGAAGGACGAAggagcggttcgatcccctggcgtcccatatggttcccccaagccaggggcaatttctgagcgcttagccaggagtaacccctgagcatcaaacgggtgtggcccaaaaaaccaaaacaaaaaaaaaaatttgagaccAGATAGTAtatgggtagggcgcttgccttgcacatggttgacttaGACTTGATACTCTGTGTGTCTTATAGTCCttcgagcaccatcaggaatgataccCAAGTACAGAtccaatagtaatccctgagcactgccaagtagggccccaaacaaaacatactAAAACATGATACGAacacctgagagatagtacaacaggtaggacaacCCCCAATTCCTGGACTCTCATCTGGTTCCCAAGCTAACTAGGAATGATTCTtgggtgcaaagccaagaataacccaacTACCACCAGTAATaatctaaaaaccaaaccaaaaaaccaacttGATACAATTAAGTTATTAAAATGAAAggacttgggccagagagatagcatggaggtagggcatggctttgcatgcagaaggacagtggttcgaatcctggcatcccatatggtcccccgagcctgccaggagtgatttctaagcgtagagccagaagggaCCCCtaactgagcgctgccgggtgcgactcccccaaaagacaaaaaacctAAAATGAAAGGACTTAAGTGttggaacaataaaaaattgtttaataaaaatacattgccAGGAGTGTAAACTGGCAGTATTAatggtaaataaatatattctgtgACAGCAggtccagcccaagaaaattgAAGAATGTCCTGGAGGCATGGATATGGGTCTGCAGGAGAGCCCAGGTGTAAggtcctgagttcagtcccttGTGCCATAAAATAAGAAGCAATACTTAACTCCCCATTACCACCTCATCCTAATTCCTATCAACCAAAAAGGATATTTCTTAGCAGAATTATAACGAACAGCTCCCTAAAGATAAGTCAAATGTTCAATACTAAATTGATAAAACAGTGGTTTATCACATAGCTTTTTCACATATTGAAAAAGAATGGACTTCTCTAATAAATATCTGACATCCAGAAACAAGCTATACTaaccaatggaaaaaaataatgcttGCTGGGGCAGGAGATATAGTcacatgccttgcacaaggaAATTCTTAGAAAACATTGTAGgttaaagttctttttctttttggtttttgggtcacacccggcagtgctcaggggttattcctggctccaggctcagaaattgctcctggcaggcacgggggactatatgggacgcccggattcaaaccgatgacctcctgcatgaaagacaaacaccttacctccatgctatctctccggcccctaaagttctTTTTCAATCCTAAAAACCCTGAGTATCCTACAAAGTATACAACTAAAATGATGTGCACATTTAAATACCATTAAGTACAAGAAATAAACTATGTAAAAGTTATGTTCATTCAGAACAGTTATAGTATGTGTAAGACGAGTGAATATAGCACCTttagacaaatatttttaatttaaatatcatataagaaaataaaacaatgttttgtgttgGTTATGTGAAATAGGTTGTAACATACGAACTCAGTATTAGCCAGAAATTACTGAGGGAATTATACCAGTGAGTAATATCTATACATATGAAACTCATTAATCAAAGGCTTTTTTCAGCTTATGATTTCAACTTCAAGACACCAGTCTAAGTGTTTATTAATTTGAGATTCTAAAATTTCATTCTGACAAACAGGACAGTCTACCATTTTCCTCTGACTGGACGAAGCAATAGAATTCTGAGTTGTCATGGTAGGATATGAACTACATGTTGGAGAACTACCACTTGGTAACTGTGCTTTCTTGCTTAAAAAATTGTCTAGAACAGTTATATTTTCTAGCTTCTGCCGTTTACTTGGAACTTCATTTTCAGGCCCACTCATGTTCTGGGATGCAGTCACAGATGTCAATTCCATTCCTTTTAAAGGATTTTTAAGGGCTATCTTAGACGACGTTGGCCTTCCTTGAGAATTAGAGATGTTCTTAGTGATGCTCCCAACTATTCCATCTTTTGTTGGAGATCCATTCACATTTCTGAAAGCATTTTGGTTGGCAACTGATATTTTAGGGAAGtaattatttatactattttggTGGCTGGAAGTACGTAACGGCACTTTATTACTTGAGCCATTCTGTTCAGATTTCACCTCATATTTCGAATTAGGTCTTAGAACATTTGTTGAATTGTCTTGATTTAAAATATCTTGATTATCATTAGTAGAATTTGAAGCAATGAATTTCCCAGGTGAAGGTGAATTGATTATTTTTCCTAGAATGTATCCTTTTCCACTGAAAGGAATGAATAATTGTTTCTCAGTTTTCTCTGGATTATCTGCAAAAGAAGTAAGGTTTTTTCCTTTActcaaaactataataaaaaatattaagctagtggataatattttttcaagattaagaaatactaaCTTGGATCTACATCTTATTAATAGAAAACAATAATCTTCATAAATTAGCTTTGGTACTGAGATaacataagataaaaaaaatcctctcAAATTAGAGTTCTATCAAGCAAAGATCTATTATGTAAAGTAACTTTTACTTTATCTATATGTAAGGTAGCTTTTACTTTGAAATTAGCTTAGtatccttttatttcttgtaagGAAAAATCTGCTCCCACATTATCTTTCCTCCAATACACAAAATGAGGATATAATTTCTCCTTATAAATTCTTCAATTTATCATTTCAGATTTTAGAAAGCAACTTGGGTTCTTGATTTTTATCACATCAAAACAACTTCCCAAGGGAAGTAGACCTAACCTCTTCAAAAGACAGAAACTCTGGACTTTcataggaaaagggaaaaaaaatgaagatgaagtACTACCACAGGCTTGTCACATCCTTTCCCCATTCTTCTCCCAAGAAAATACATACATCAATAGGAGAAGTTTCTTGGACAGAATTCAACTGATAGGAAGGGGTGTAGTTAAGACTTCCATTCCGGGAATTGTTAtttgaattattgtttttattttggcaatCTTTTCCCCTTCTGTTTCCTAATGACTCATTATGTCAAGATAGGGAAATGGATTTTACCTCAAATATTACCAGTTGGAATTCATTTCTACTTTTCTTCCCTTCTATGTGGAGAAGTATATTTTTCTAACATCATTTCATGGATGATTGAATTTTTAAGTATGTAACTGATTGTTTTGCcattagaaacaaatgaaaaggcAGGGATCACCAAACTACAGCCAGCCAGCAGGCCACATGGAGTCTGCTGGATATTCTTGCCACCTGCTGCCTGccctgcttagcagctgactcaTAACCGGGCCTGCAGTGCACATATGGGGGATGTGCACCACACAGCCCAAGTccactcctcctctcagtctcaggcaggggtcctcaaactacaaccCGCCAtggttcccattgaaatactgataagtttgttgatttaactttatttgttctttattttaaatatttaattgttcccttttatttttttaattcaaaataagatatatgcagtgtgcataggaatttgttcatagttttttaaactatagtccagccttccagtggtctgagagacagtgaactggccc
Protein-coding sequences here:
- the SPRTN gene encoding DNA-dependent metalloprotease SPRTN: MDEDFILAQQLQEEWNLQVATSHHPQEPLSVVDASWELLDPTPDLQALFMQFNDQFFWGQLDSVEVKWSKRMTQCAGLCNYEGRGGMCSIRLSEPLLKLRPRKDLVETLLHEMIHAYLFVTNNYKDRSEHGPEFCKHMHRINHLTGANITIYHDFHDEVDEYRRHWWRCDGPCQQRNPYYGYVKRAVNRAPSAHDYWWDEHQKTCGGTFIKVKEPENSKGKGKTKLGNYPVATAETKDNPEKTEKQLFIPFSGKGYILGKIINSPSPGKFIASNSTNDNQDILNQDNSTNVLRPNSKYEVKSEQNGSSNKVPLRTSSHQNSINNYFPKISVANQNAFRNVNGSPTKDGIVGSITKNISNSQGRPTSSKIALKNPLKGMELTSVTASQNMSGPENEVPSKRQKLENITVLDNFLSKKAQLPSGSSPTCSSYPTMTTQNSIASSSQRKMVDCPVCQNEILESQINKHLDWCLEVEIIS